From Vanessa cardui chromosome 11, ilVanCard2.1, whole genome shotgun sequence, the proteins below share one genomic window:
- the LOC124533390 gene encoding uncharacterized protein LOC124533390 — protein MPRHARSPSSSNLLHTQSDTDVTNIPPNTSTTAFVSQRNKRQRQSSDEELISFKDEIRMMLDEWKETQNTLLNKLMSEISEIKKQNNQIKLSNEEIEKSLDFLNAQYEDMKTKVEGLQTERKQFLSQIASLEEKIEDMQKTSKLTAIEMRNVPIPTKTETKSDLCNIVKNTCKVLNVNVEQMTIKDVYRINGKSSKGTIIAEFTTVVLKKDVIQAAKHYNKQHPNQRLNSNIIGLSGPTTPIFISEALTNKGRRLFFLARDFAKTQDFNYCWTNNGRVYLRKTSDSPHIEIKTETQLSNLKNQK, from the coding sequence ATGCCGAGACATGCAAGATCGCCCTCTAGCAGTAACTTACTCCACACGCAATCGGATACAGATGTTACAAATATACCTCCAAACACATCGACAACGGCTTTTGTTTCCCAAAGAAACAAAAGGCAGCGGCAATCGAGTGATGAAGAACTAATTTCTTTTAAAGATGAGATTCGTATGATGCTTGATGAATGGAAAGAAACCCAAAACACTTTACTAAATAAACTAATGTCGGAAATTTCGGAAATAAAGAAACAGAACAATCAGATTAAGCTCTCAAATGAAGAAATCGAAAAATCACTAGATTTCCTAAACGCACAATATGAAGACATGAAAACTAAGGTCGAAGGTCTCCAGACTGAACGCAAACAATTTCTTTCCCAAATAGCTTCACTTGAGGAGAAAATAGAAGATATGCAAAAAACCTCAAAGCTGACTGCTATAGAAATGAGAAATGTGCCTATTCCTAcaaaaactgaaacaaaaagtGATTTATGCAATATCGTGAAAAACACATGTAAAGTGCTAAATGTAAATGTTGAACAAATGACTATCAAAGATGTTTATCGCATAAATGGGAAATCAAGCAAGGGTACAATCATTGCTGAGTTCACTACAGTCGTATTGAAAAAAGATGTGATACAAGCAGCAAAACATTACAATAAGCAACACCCTAATCAACGCCTTAACTCAAACATCATAGGATTGAGTGGACCAACTACACCTATCTTTATTTCTGAAGCGCTTACAAACAAGGGACGAAGATTATTTTTCCTTGCTAGAGACTTTGCCAAGACACAAGATTTTAATTACTGCTGGACCAACAATGGAAGAGTGTATCTTCGCAAAACATCGGATTCACCACATATTGAAATTAAGACGGAGACACAATTGAGTAATCTTAAAAACCAAAAGTGA